Part of the Arthrobacter gengyunqii genome is shown below.
GTTCGCGCGGCCGATGGCGGCGGATATGTAACGGACACCGATCGCGGGCAGTGGACCAGCCGGGTGGTCATCAACGCCACCGGGAGCTGGAACACCCCTCAGTTCCCGCGGCCGCCCGGCAGCGACCGGTTCGCCGGACAGCAGCTGCACACGGCCGGCTACCGGGGCCCGGAGCCTTATGCCGGACGAAACGTTGTGGTGGTGGGCGGCGGGAACTCCGGTGCGCAGATTGCCGCGGACCTCGCACCGACTGCGGCGGTCACCTGGGTGACCCGGAACCCGCCGCGGTACCTGCCCGACGACGTCGACGGCCGGGCACTGTTCGACATCGCCACCCGCCGCGTCCGGGCCCTTGCGGCGGGGGAGCCCGAGGGCGGCGGGGTCGCTTCCTTGGGAGACATTGTTGCCGTTCCGTCCGTGCGGGCGGCACGGGACGCCGGCCTGCTTGATGCGCGGCCAATGTTTTCCCGGCTCACTCCCGGCGGCGTGCAGGAGGAGGACGGGAAACAGCTGGATGCCGATGTGATCATTTGGTGCACCGGTTTCCGGCCGGACCTGCAGCATCTGCAGCCGCTTGGCCTCACCACCCGGAACGGTGTCCCGGCAACTGACGCGTTGCCGGCCACGCGCTCAGTCGACAGCCCTGGCCTGTTCTTCCTGGGGTACGGAGACTGGTGCGGTCCGGCGTCGGCCACCCTCATCGGCGTGGGCGCTGCCGCGCGTGACACCGTGGCGGCCGTTGCGGGATCGGTGTCTTTGTAGCGAACCGGGGTTCTCTGCGTTAGGCTCCCGAAATGGGGAATTCCAAGCGCACATCCGAAGAGGATTACCGGCATTATGCCCGACCAGAACCAGGCTCCAATGTGAGTTGGGTGGAGGTCATTGACGACGGCAGCGGACGAGAGACACCGGCGGACTCAGATCGGTTGTTCGATCCGGTGTCCGGGTCCGTGACGAATCCTGACCTCGGCGGGGCGGAGAACGTCGGCGTTCCTGTGCAAGTGCCGTCGGGCGCTCCCGTGGTGCACCGCAGAAATCGAAGCCTCTGGGCTGCATGGGTGCTGGTGGCGTTTGCCCTGGTAGTCGGGCTCGGTTGGCTTTTCGGGCTCCTCCCGTCGCAGTGGGACGGCAACGTGTGGGCGGCCGACGGTTCTTTTTCCTCAGCAGCCGAGACCTCATGGCTCAGCCTGGAGATGCAGATGAACCTGTCTATGGCGGGGCCGTATCTTGTTTTCGTAGGACTGCTGGGCGCCATCATCCTGCTGGCCCTGCAGGCAGTCATCTTCCGCCGGGATCCCCGGACGGATTGAGTCCTGAGGGACAGCTCCATGTAGTTATCCGTTGTACGGCACGGCCGCGAGTCCCGTGGAGTCAGCGTCGGCTCAGGTCGTGCGCCGGCAGCGACCCCACCGAGGGCGGATCGGCCAGCAGCCCGGCAAACACCAGTTCGGCGGCGCCCACCAGCAGCAGATCG
Proteins encoded:
- a CDS encoding ArsO family NAD(P)H-dependent flavin-containing monooxygenase, whose amino-acid sequence is MPVTSGRNVDVLVIGGGQAGLAAGFYLNRLRRDEASGRSGPAPTFAILDANAEPGGAWQHYWNSLELFSPAAYSSLPGYRMPAWKGEGNPSADHVANYLRTYESRYDLPVHRPVRVQAVRAADGGGYVTDTDRGQWTSRVVINATGSWNTPQFPRPPGSDRFAGQQLHTAGYRGPEPYAGRNVVVVGGGNSGAQIAADLAPTAAVTWVTRNPPRYLPDDVDGRALFDIATRRVRALAAGEPEGGGVASLGDIVAVPSVRAARDAGLLDARPMFSRLTPGGVQEEDGKQLDADVIIWCTGFRPDLQHLQPLGLTTRNGVPATDALPATRSVDSPGLFFLGYGDWCGPASATLIGVGAAARDTVAAVAGSVSL